From the genome of Thunnus thynnus chromosome 1, fThuThy2.1, whole genome shotgun sequence, one region includes:
- the mthfs gene encoding 5,10-methenyltetrahydrofolate synthetase (5-formyltetrahydrofolate cyclo-ligase) isoform X2, with amino-acid sequence MDDEVHTEEIIKDVFKGGKSCFIPRYESSSTHMDMLKLNSLQDMETLPLTSWNIQQPADDDNNREEALAAGGLDLILMPGLGFDMSGKRLGRGKGFYDTYLERCIRHPKGKPYTIALAFKEQLCQEIPVNDNDVLIDEVLYEDDE; translated from the exons ATGGACGATGAAGTGCACACTGAGGAAATCATCAAAGATGTGTTTAAAGGGGGTAAAAGCTGCTTCATCCCCAGATACGAGAGCAGCAGCACCCACATGGACATGCTGAAGCTCAACAGTCTGCAGGACATGGAGACGCTGCCTCTGACATCCTGGAACATCCAACAGCCTGCTGACGATGACAACAATAGAGAGGAAGCACTGGCTGCAg GAGGTTTGGACCTGATCCTGATGCCAGGCCTGGGTTTTGACATGTCAGGGAAGCGTCTGGGACGGGGGAAGGGCTTCTATGACACCTACTTGGAGCGCTGCATCAGACACCCCAAAGGAAAGCCTTACACCATCGCCTTGGCCTTCAAAGAGCAGCTGTGTCAGGAAATTCCCGTCAACGACAATGATGTGCTCATAGATGAAGTCCTGTATGAGGATGATGAGTAG